The following coding sequences lie in one Silvanigrella aquatica genomic window:
- a CDS encoding substrate-binding periplasmic protein: MKKSVAILISFISFLYSLTLRAAEKPNDSFIRIKQLGSLKVCSQAGFIPFEMKDNKGNWKGFDVEIMAAFAKQNSLKLEMIDTSMDGLIPALITGKCDMIASGLTITEERKKVIQFSDPVYTVVVSAALLDTHENRSKYKSFEDIDTKGTKVASHTGTAATLYIKSKMNQATHLQFDSQSDELNSVVQKRVQAFVEDDVFINQASKEMKIKFYTLFSNEKGDLAMATRKKDIELRDKFNEFLGEIKKNGQYEAIRKNYF; the protein is encoded by the coding sequence ATGAAAAAATCAGTTGCTATTCTTATCTCTTTTATCTCTTTTTTATATTCTTTAACCTTACGAGCGGCAGAGAAACCCAATGATAGCTTTATTCGCATTAAGCAATTGGGATCTCTAAAAGTATGCTCTCAGGCCGGATTTATTCCCTTTGAAATGAAAGATAATAAAGGAAATTGGAAAGGCTTTGACGTAGAAATCATGGCTGCTTTTGCAAAGCAAAATTCTCTTAAATTAGAGATGATTGACACATCTATGGATGGACTCATTCCTGCTTTAATTACGGGAAAATGCGATATGATAGCCTCAGGATTGACAATTACCGAGGAAAGAAAAAAAGTAATTCAATTTTCAGATCCTGTTTATACCGTAGTTGTTTCAGCTGCTTTACTTGACACTCATGAAAATAGATCGAAGTATAAAAGTTTTGAAGATATCGATACTAAAGGAACAAAAGTGGCATCTCATACAGGCACGGCTGCAACTCTTTATATTAAAAGTAAAATGAATCAAGCAACTCATTTGCAATTTGATTCACAAAGTGATGAATTAAACTCGGTGGTTCAAAAAAGAGTTCAAGCGTTTGTTGAAGATGATGTTTTTATCAATCAAGCATCAAAAGAAATGAAGATAAAATTTTACACATTATTTTCAAATGAAAAAGGTGATTTGGCAATGGCAACTCGTAAAAAGGATATTGAACTAAGAGATAAGTTTAATGAATTTCTGGGTGAAATAAAGAAAAATGGTCAATATGAAGCAATAAGAAAAAATTATTTTTAA
- a CDS encoding threonine aldolase family protein: MQETKIIQFASDNYVGAHPDIAKIINEAMLTTELPYGQDSYSQKAQLEIQQVFQSDCAVFFIGTGTACNVMALKTMLRSIDAVICSDLAHINGAECGALENFTGSKIFTAKSIDGKINVKAIKEVYNSLNNIHYSKPAAISITQATELGTVYTCEEIKEICNFAHSHNLYVHMDGARLANAAAALNNSLKEMVTDTGVDILSFGATKNGALIAEAAVIFNKKLAKDFNYIQKQSMQLFSKMRIIPAQFIAYLQNDLWLNNAKNANTKCKMIAEGLSHCKNLKILNSVETNQIFIELPITLKDEILKTYYLYVSNENIDKKTCVIRLITSYNTSLNDANKLISDFKSLDYNFSLLNN, from the coding sequence ATGCAAGAAACGAAAATCATTCAATTTGCCAGTGACAATTACGTTGGTGCCCACCCTGACATTGCCAAAATCATCAACGAAGCCATGCTTACCACAGAGCTTCCTTACGGACAGGACTCTTATTCACAAAAAGCGCAGCTCGAAATTCAACAAGTATTTCAATCGGATTGTGCCGTATTTTTTATTGGAACAGGCACAGCTTGTAATGTTATGGCTCTGAAAACTATGCTTAGAAGTATTGATGCCGTCATTTGTTCCGACTTAGCACATATAAATGGCGCTGAATGCGGTGCTTTAGAAAACTTTACAGGATCTAAAATTTTTACTGCGAAAAGTATTGATGGAAAGATAAATGTCAAAGCCATTAAAGAAGTGTATAATTCCTTAAATAACATTCACTATAGTAAACCCGCCGCTATTTCTATTACTCAAGCAACAGAATTGGGAACAGTTTATACCTGCGAAGAAATAAAAGAAATTTGTAATTTTGCCCATTCTCATAATTTATATGTTCATATGGATGGAGCGCGACTTGCCAATGCCGCCGCTGCTTTAAATAATTCATTAAAAGAAATGGTCACAGATACTGGTGTAGATATTTTATCTTTTGGTGCAACTAAAAATGGAGCTCTTATTGCAGAAGCTGCCGTCATTTTTAATAAAAAATTAGCAAAAGATTTTAATTATATTCAAAAACAATCCATGCAACTTTTTTCAAAAATGCGCATTATTCCTGCGCAATTTATAGCATATCTACAAAATGATTTGTGGCTTAATAATGCAAAAAACGCCAATACCAAGTGTAAAATGATTGCAGAAGGCTTAAGTCACTGCAAAAATTTAAAAATACTAAATTCCGTAGAGACAAATCAAATATTTATTGAGTTGCCAATAACTTTAAAAGATGAAATTTTAAAAACATACTACTTATATGTTTCTAATGAAAATATTGATAAAAAAACCTGTGTCATTCGCTTAATTACTTCTTATAATACTAGTTTAAATGACGCTAATAAATTAATTTCTGATTTTAAATCTTTAGATTATAATTTTTCTCTTTTGAATAATTGA
- the ffh gene encoding signal recognition particle protein produces MFDLVTQGFKDATLKLKGQARLTDENISPALDAIKRSLLDADVDLKVTKQFLENIRQKALDEVVTLKAKSGLKVSAGDHFTKTCHDELVEFLGGNQTEIIKNTKGPTVILLVGLQGAGKTTHAAKLAKLLAERHKMRPLLVAADVYRPAARDQLKILGDKINVPVFTLDTNDAVEIAQKGIEFARSEWLDLVIIDTAGRLAIDNNLMTELESVRSAVQPQNILLVIDSMIGQDAVRTASAFDMRLNLTGVILTKLDGDTRGGAALSVKKVTGKSILFAGTGESLDKLEEFRPEGMAGRILGMGDVVGLMDDFTKAIDMDHAEKSANRMMEGHFDFNDFLEMIGTIGKMGPIKDVLAKTPLASQISENDMNKVNDKDISRKGSIVQSMTKKERENPDLLLIQKSQSARSRMARIAKGSAHSEKEVKDLVEQFMQMRQMMQMMSGLGLGGGMMSKIPGLSQLNQMAKMAKVAKMMGGGGGMPGMPGGMGALGNMFGGGSMPAMPGGMGGGGAMSAADLAELNRMKKRKKEEKLKKQKKR; encoded by the coding sequence ATGTTTGACTTAGTCACCCAAGGATTTAAAGATGCGACCCTTAAGCTTAAAGGGCAAGCACGCCTCACAGATGAAAACATTTCTCCGGCTCTAGATGCGATTAAAAGATCGCTCCTGGACGCCGATGTAGATCTCAAAGTAACTAAACAATTTCTTGAAAATATTCGTCAAAAAGCACTTGATGAAGTGGTTACTTTAAAAGCAAAATCGGGTCTTAAAGTTTCAGCGGGTGATCATTTCACTAAAACCTGTCACGATGAACTCGTTGAATTCTTGGGTGGCAATCAAACTGAAATCATTAAAAATACCAAAGGACCTACAGTTATATTACTTGTAGGCTTACAAGGTGCCGGCAAAACAACTCATGCTGCTAAACTGGCAAAACTCTTGGCAGAACGTCATAAAATGCGCCCCTTGCTTGTGGCTGCCGATGTGTATCGTCCTGCGGCGCGCGATCAATTAAAAATATTAGGGGATAAAATAAACGTCCCTGTCTTTACACTTGACACTAATGATGCTGTTGAAATTGCGCAAAAAGGAATTGAATTTGCGCGCTCCGAATGGCTCGATCTCGTTATTATCGATACCGCAGGTCGCCTTGCTATCGATAACAATCTCATGACCGAACTGGAATCTGTAAGATCAGCAGTTCAACCTCAAAACATCTTACTCGTCATCGACTCTATGATTGGTCAAGATGCCGTGCGCACCGCTTCAGCATTTGACATGCGCCTTAATTTAACAGGTGTCATTTTAACAAAATTAGATGGTGATACTCGTGGAGGAGCTGCACTTTCCGTAAAAAAAGTTACTGGAAAAAGCATTTTATTTGCCGGCACAGGAGAATCTCTAGACAAACTTGAAGAGTTTCGTCCTGAAGGTATGGCGGGTCGTATTTTAGGCATGGGCGATGTGGTCGGTCTAATGGATGACTTTACCAAAGCCATCGACATGGATCATGCTGAAAAAAGTGCAAATCGCATGATGGAAGGTCATTTTGACTTTAATGATTTCCTTGAAATGATTGGTACCATTGGAAAAATGGGACCTATTAAAGATGTCCTTGCTAAAACTCCTTTGGCCTCGCAAATCTCTGAAAATGATATGAACAAAGTCAACGATAAAGATATTTCTCGTAAGGGTTCTATCGTTCAATCCATGACAAAAAAGGAAAGAGAAAATCCCGATCTTCTTCTCATCCAAAAATCACAAAGCGCCCGCAGCCGCATGGCACGTATTGCTAAAGGCTCTGCCCACAGCGAAAAAGAAGTGAAAGACTTAGTTGAACAGTTTATGCAAATGCGTCAAATGATGCAAATGATGAGTGGACTTGGTTTGGGCGGCGGGATGATGTCTAAAATCCCCGGATTAAGTCAACTCAATCAAATGGCAAAAATGGCTAAAGTCGCAAAAATGATGGGCGGTGGCGGCGGGATGCCCGGCATGCCTGGAGGCATGGGCGCTCTCGGTAACATGTTTGGCGGTGGCAGTATGCCTGCTATGCCCGGAGGAATGGGCGGCGGTGGAGCTATGAGCGCTGCGGATCTTGCGGAATTAAACCGCATGAAAAAAAGAAAAAAAGAAGAAAAATTAAAGAAACAAAAAAAACGCTAA
- a CDS encoding multidrug effflux MFS transporter: MIKNHKVIFSIVLFLVPVSQTSIDIYSPSLPNIVKGLATTEAYVQLTISLFLLSLGIGQYFYGALSDSIGRKKSLFLGMLLFAISSLICYFAPNIYILIIARFFQGLGAASIAVLSKVISVDLYEGVALMKASSWVGLIWGVAPIIAPVIGGYIDHYGGWRLTFFALSVYGVIGCLFIFLFMTETNHQYKKFNLKSIIKESIEVSKNKDFMGSTIIIATTNLGLFVFTLMAPFLLQNILGESQIFYGYMALIIGIIYIMGAFCSQYAIKHFEGEKIIHLFSTLLLMVGIIMVIIALFFPKSIFILMITSSAFAFASGFLYPFLVGRMFAPFQNMAGIVSATYGIISYAFSGVITILLSTFVITSLIQIAYAYALVGIITYIAMKLMFRYPK, translated from the coding sequence ATGATAAAAAATCATAAGGTTATTTTTTCTATTGTTCTTTTTTTGGTGCCTGTTTCGCAAACTTCCATTGATATATATTCACCTTCGTTACCAAATATTGTAAAAGGCCTTGCTACAACGGAAGCTTATGTCCAATTAACGATATCTTTATTTCTATTATCTCTTGGAATCGGTCAATATTTTTATGGTGCTTTATCTGACAGTATTGGAAGAAAAAAATCATTATTTTTAGGTATGTTACTTTTTGCAATAAGCAGTTTAATATGTTACTTCGCTCCTAATATCTATATTTTAATAATTGCAAGATTTTTTCAAGGGCTGGGAGCAGCATCGATTGCTGTTCTGTCAAAGGTTATTTCTGTTGATCTTTATGAAGGCGTTGCGCTTATGAAAGCAAGCTCTTGGGTGGGCTTGATATGGGGCGTTGCTCCTATCATAGCTCCGGTGATTGGTGGGTATATCGATCATTATGGGGGGTGGCGGCTTACGTTTTTTGCTTTGAGTGTTTATGGAGTAATTGGCTGTTTATTTATTTTCTTATTTATGACAGAGACAAATCATCAGTACAAAAAATTTAATTTGAAATCAATTATAAAAGAATCGATTGAAGTCTCAAAAAATAAAGATTTCATGGGCTCTACAATTATTATTGCAACAACAAACTTAGGTCTTTTTGTTTTTACTCTAATGGCTCCTTTTTTATTGCAAAATATTTTGGGAGAGTCGCAAATATTTTATGGATATATGGCTTTAATTATAGGAATTATTTATATTATGGGAGCGTTTTGTAGTCAATATGCTATTAAACATTTTGAAGGTGAAAAAATTATTCACTTGTTTTCTACATTATTGTTAATGGTTGGAATTATAATGGTCATTATTGCCCTATTTTTTCCTAAATCCATCTTTATTTTAATGATCACATCTTCCGCCTTTGCCTTTGCTTCAGGATTTCTATACCCCTTTTTGGTGGGAAGGATGTTTGCACCTTTTCAAAATATGGCTGGAATTGTGAGTGCCACCTATGGAATTATTTCTTATGCTTTTTCAGGAGTGATTACTATTCTCTTAAGTACTTTTGTAATAACCTCACTTATTCAGATTGCATATGCTTATGCTTTGGTAGGTATTATTACCTATATTGCAATGAAGCTTATGTTTCGATATCCAAAATAA
- the miaB gene encoding tRNA (N6-isopentenyl adenosine(37)-C2)-methylthiotransferase MiaB: MFGYTKKTPLDSTPAISPQELFAKYIPKPQVEYPNVGEKNEAYLKKVYIQTWGCQMNVADSERMLGLLGRLNYRPTELAQDADFILLNTCHIREKARHKVVSRLGELRPLKEENPHLIIAVSGCVAQAESQALAKEVPYIDIIFGPDQIEDLPNLLEKVIEKSEVDKKVSESYSTNKAAPMVITKFDAKEEGYSIPIDVVPPYYDENKNEVTRYVNIIKGCNNFCTFCVVPYTRGREKSRPEKEILDEVNFLVQKGVKEIILLGQNVNSYGLDLIGAPDIHSSNGKLPFADLLYTVSSVPEVERIRFTTSNPHDFTPALAKAFADLPKVTNSFHLAVQSGSDHMLDRMNRQYTRAEYFERVKWIRDVRPEIAFSTDIIVGFPGETEQDFEDTLSLVQEMQYAFIFAFKYSIRKGTPATRFKDQVPEDIKDRRLQTLLEFQRKETERQNRAEIGKIREVLVLYKNRKEENSWYGRSYEGRLVKVQSPRNLIGKLIPVKIIGANLTALEGHLV; the protein is encoded by the coding sequence ATGTTTGGATATACAAAAAAAACTCCTTTGGACTCCACACCCGCAATTAGCCCACAAGAGCTTTTTGCAAAATACATACCTAAACCACAGGTTGAATATCCAAATGTGGGTGAAAAAAATGAAGCATATTTAAAAAAGGTTTACATTCAAACTTGGGGATGCCAAATGAATGTGGCCGATTCCGAGCGCATGCTAGGTTTATTAGGCCGTTTAAATTATCGTCCTACCGAATTAGCTCAAGATGCTGATTTTATCTTGCTAAATACTTGCCATATTCGTGAAAAAGCACGCCACAAAGTGGTCAGTCGCCTAGGTGAACTGCGTCCATTAAAAGAAGAAAATCCACATTTAATCATCGCAGTATCGGGATGCGTGGCTCAAGCAGAGTCTCAAGCTTTAGCAAAAGAAGTGCCTTATATTGATATCATTTTTGGCCCCGATCAAATTGAAGATCTTCCCAATCTGCTTGAAAAAGTCATTGAAAAATCGGAAGTTGATAAAAAAGTGAGTGAAAGCTATTCTACGAATAAAGCAGCTCCCATGGTCATAACAAAATTTGATGCAAAAGAGGAAGGTTACTCCATACCTATTGATGTTGTTCCTCCTTATTACGACGAAAATAAAAATGAAGTCACTCGTTACGTGAATATCATCAAAGGATGTAACAATTTTTGTACTTTTTGCGTTGTTCCGTATACACGCGGTCGTGAGAAAAGCCGTCCTGAAAAAGAGATTTTGGATGAGGTCAATTTCTTAGTTCAAAAAGGCGTAAAAGAAATTATTTTGCTAGGGCAAAACGTCAATTCCTATGGACTCGATCTTATTGGTGCCCCCGATATTCATTCCTCCAACGGAAAATTACCTTTTGCTGACTTACTTTACACAGTAAGCAGCGTTCCCGAAGTAGAAAGAATTCGATTTACCACTTCAAATCCCCACGACTTTACTCCCGCTTTAGCGAAGGCCTTTGCCGATTTACCTAAGGTAACAAACTCCTTTCACCTTGCCGTACAATCGGGAAGCGATCACATGCTCGATCGCATGAATCGCCAATACACTCGTGCTGAATATTTTGAACGCGTGAAATGGATCCGCGATGTTCGACCAGAAATCGCGTTCAGCACAGATATCATTGTGGGTTTTCCAGGAGAAACTGAGCAGGATTTTGAAGACACTTTAAGCCTTGTCCAAGAAATGCAATATGCATTCATTTTTGCCTTTAAATATTCCATTCGTAAAGGAACACCCGCAACACGATTTAAAGATCAAGTCCCTGAGGACATTAAAGATCGTCGTTTACAAACTCTTCTGGAGTTTCAAAGAAAAGAAACGGAGCGCCAAAACAGAGCTGAAATTGGAAAAATACGTGAAGTTCTTGTGCTCTATAAAAATAGAAAAGAAGAAAACAGCTGGTATGGCCGAAGCTATGAAGGACGTTTGGTAAAAGTCCAATCACCTCGGAATCTCATTGGAAAGCTAATCCCAGTCAAAATAATAGGAGCGAATTTAACCGCACTTGAAGGACATTTGGTTTAA
- the rlmM gene encoding 23S rRNA (cytidine(2498)-2'-O)-methyltransferase RlmM, protein MTLSLLFYCRSGFENDCASEVMEYVSGKGVEGFVKAKPHTAHVVFQGHNPDDVISLWNDLQLSDLIFVRQILLCSSLYQDLPEKNRTVPLFKAFEENFSGILNGKKYLDDLFIEALDADEYKEVLTFCKKFTSPMLSELKKNGYIIGDKNQRALRLHILFLNGQSCYIGLCAPKKASLWFMGIPRLKFPSEAPSRSTLKLEEAFLTFLNESEREERLKTGMTAVDLGASPGGWTYQFVRRDIYVIAIDNGEMASPLVKTGLVEHLKEDGFKYRPYKPVDWLVCDMVERPSRIAKLIAEWAVRKMAREFIFNLKLPMKKKHAEVKECLNFITEELNCEGITFQLKCKHLYHDRDEVTVWLRLK, encoded by the coding sequence ATGACCTTATCTCTCCTGTTCTATTGTCGTTCTGGTTTTGAAAATGATTGTGCATCAGAGGTGATGGAATATGTCAGTGGGAAAGGCGTTGAAGGGTTTGTCAAAGCCAAGCCCCATACAGCTCATGTTGTGTTTCAAGGGCATAATCCCGACGACGTCATTTCTTTATGGAATGACTTACAATTGAGTGATTTGATTTTTGTAAGACAAATTCTCTTATGCTCCTCTTTATATCAAGACTTACCTGAAAAAAACCGCACTGTTCCTTTATTTAAAGCATTTGAAGAGAATTTTTCTGGTATTCTGAATGGTAAAAAATATTTAGATGACTTATTTATTGAAGCTCTTGATGCTGATGAATATAAAGAAGTTCTCACGTTTTGTAAAAAATTTACCAGTCCTATGCTTTCGGAACTGAAAAAGAATGGTTACATTATTGGAGATAAAAATCAGCGCGCGTTACGTTTGCACATTTTATTTTTAAACGGACAGTCCTGCTATATAGGGCTTTGTGCCCCTAAAAAAGCTTCGCTCTGGTTTATGGGCATTCCCCGACTTAAATTTCCATCGGAAGCGCCTAGCCGTTCCACTTTAAAACTAGAAGAAGCTTTCCTCACGTTTTTAAATGAAAGTGAAAGGGAAGAACGCTTAAAAACAGGTATGACCGCTGTGGATTTGGGAGCCAGTCCGGGAGGTTGGACGTATCAATTTGTCCGCCGTGATATCTATGTGATTGCTATCGATAATGGAGAAATGGCTTCCCCCCTTGTTAAAACCGGTCTTGTAGAGCACTTAAAGGAAGATGGGTTTAAGTACCGCCCCTATAAACCTGTCGATTGGCTGGTCTGCGATATGGTCGAAAGACCTTCCCGTATTGCCAAACTCATTGCTGAATGGGCTGTAAGAAAAATGGCTCGTGAATTTATTTTTAATTTAAAACTTCCCATGAAAAAGAAACACGCTGAAGTAAAAGAATGTTTGAATTTCATAACGGAAGAATTAAATTGTGAAGGCATTACTTTTCAATTGAAATGCAAACACCTTTATCATGATCGCGATGAAGTCACAGTTTGGTTGCGATTGAAATAA
- a CDS encoding cache domain-containing protein: MIFKMFLFSIFFMPLFFTYQNKVFSEEKNINNLDLISNETKDQFTTKDVEEFVQSAVNFAIENGKEGALKEFMNPNGSFKRGKKGELYIYAFDYKGTILAHGNKPNLVGLNLMNLKDSDGQYITKRLIQASTEKNHWVKYNWINPKSKKTEYKMGFVLKVDDTWMLGSGLYQTK; the protein is encoded by the coding sequence ATGATCTTCAAAATGTTTCTATTTTCAATTTTTTTTATGCCATTATTTTTCACATACCAAAATAAAGTATTTTCTGAAGAAAAAAATATAAATAACCTCGATCTCATTTCAAATGAAACAAAAGATCAATTTACCACAAAAGATGTGGAAGAATTTGTTCAAAGCGCTGTAAATTTTGCAATAGAAAATGGAAAAGAAGGGGCTTTGAAAGAATTCATGAATCCCAATGGCAGTTTCAAAAGAGGTAAAAAAGGGGAACTCTATATCTATGCTTTTGATTACAAAGGCACAATCTTAGCTCATGGCAATAAGCCCAATTTAGTGGGATTAAATTTAATGAATTTAAAGGACAGTGATGGCCAATATATTACGAAAAGACTGATTCAAGCGAGCACAGAAAAAAATCATTGGGTAAAATACAACTGGATAAATCCTAAATCAAAAAAGACGGAATATAAAATGGGATTCGTCTTAAAAGTGGATGACACTTGGATGCTAGGTTCGGGATTATATCAAACTAAGTAA
- a CDS encoding leucine-rich repeat domain-containing protein, with product MGISTLLEYLSVQSDSPEHEFSLKTIFRITKTKIPQEAEKSLKSIKFLDLSSFPEGRKFVLDSSFFKYLPHIENLNLDYQNVSNLEDIIHMKNLKKISLKGLGLTDLNFLKSLSGLKELNGDENNLSTLKGIQFFKELTHCSVRKNKIKRIDELSNLLNLEELNLSENDISDMSPLKEIMTLKRLIANRNIIENLDPLTKIKSLTTLSLTENQISEVNPIQYLNNLTKLDLRKNRIRNVKSLRDLRNLFELGLSGNPLYDDDYDLFPRSLRID from the coding sequence ATGGGAATATCAACCCTTTTAGAGTATTTGAGTGTACAGTCCGATTCTCCAGAACATGAGTTTTCTTTAAAAACTATATTTAGAATTACAAAAACAAAAATTCCTCAAGAGGCAGAAAAATCATTAAAATCAATAAAATTTCTTGATTTAAGTTCTTTTCCAGAAGGGAGGAAATTTGTTTTGGATTCCTCTTTTTTTAAGTATTTACCACATATTGAAAATTTAAATTTAGATTACCAAAATGTATCTAATTTAGAAGATATCATTCACATGAAAAATCTTAAAAAAATATCTTTAAAAGGTTTGGGGCTGACTGATTTAAACTTTTTAAAATCATTATCGGGATTAAAAGAGTTAAATGGAGATGAAAATAATTTGTCTACATTAAAAGGGATTCAATTTTTTAAGGAATTGACTCATTGCTCTGTTCGAAAAAACAAAATTAAAAGAATTGATGAATTATCAAATTTGTTAAATTTGGAAGAACTCAATCTTTCTGAAAATGATATTTCTGATATGTCACCTTTAAAAGAAATTATGACTCTAAAAAGACTCATTGCAAATAGAAATATTATTGAAAATTTAGATCCTCTTACAAAAATAAAAAGTTTGACCACTTTGTCCTTAACTGAAAATCAAATTTCTGAAGTGAATCCCATTCAGTATTTAAATAATTTGACAAAACTTGATTTGCGCAAAAATCGTATTCGTAATGTAAAATCTTTAAGAGACCTCAGAAATTTATTTGAGCTGGGTCTTTCGGGAAATCCTTTGTACGATGATGACTATGATTTGTTTCCAAGATCGCTCAGAATTGACTAG